TAGCGTTTGGCGAGGGTGAATGAGTCGCAGCAGGTGACAGTTTCAGTTTTTGTAACCATCCTGAGCTAACTACCCCCGTCGCGTAGGTTAGGGGCATAGCTTTGCGAGGGCCTGAGGATGGAACACCGCTGGAATGTTTGGTTACTGGGCGCAATTGCGGCAGGAGCTCTGCCCATGGCCCTTGCCGCCCCAACTCAGGCCTGGGATCCGATCGCCCCTAACCCCAACGCCAATTCCGACGCTAACGCCAACCCTACAGAAAGTTCTATGCCACCGATCGTGCAGCGCCAGGCCTATGACCGCTACCTCCAGGTAATCGAGCGCACCCAGGCGATGGTAAGCGACCCCGTCGCTCGCCGGCTGGCCGAAGCGCTCAATCTCAATGTCCTTAATGTCACCTGGGAAGACACCGGGCGCTTTTACGGCTCCTCCGTTGGCTCCAATATCAGCGACATGACCATTCAGGTGCAGCAGCAGGATCCCGTTAGCGGGCAGCACCAGCTGCACCTGATGCCGGTGATTCGCCATCCCAACTTTGAAGATATCAGCGCCGACATTCCCCTAGAGAGCTTCTTTCTTCAAGTGGGCAACGAGAACGGCGAAGACCTGCGCCGAGTGGCGCTGAGCGAAGTGCTGGGCGATCTGCGGAGCTATCTCAGCACTCCAGATTCTTGGAGCGGGCGAGGGCGATCGCTCCTTGCCCCTAGGCGTGATAGCCATGTGCTGGTCAGTGCTCAGGCCTGCTTTTTGCCGATTCCTCAAGAGGGTATGGCCACATTCAACCCGGTGCTGTTTAACTATCAGTCGCGACCCGGTGATCCGGCAGTGCTGACCATTCTCGCCACCCGCGAAGGCACCAGCGTCACCGTGATCGACAACCAGCGCGATGGCTTTGAGGCAGGGCAAACCTGGGGTCAGCGCCTGTTTTTCAACAAAAATGGCGAACGGGCCAGCTTTACAGGTCAGCGCCTCAGCGATTTTCAGGCGGTGGAGAACCCTGGCGGGCGGCCTGAAGCCGCTGAGGATGACACCGAGGGGCTAAATATGGTGCTGCTGATTCAGGTACCCCTCAAACAGCGGGCACCCATGCGCGAGTCATCCTTTGACAGTATGGCCCCCGCCGCCCCCATGGCCGCCGCCCCCCTGATGGAATCTCGTGGCCCCAGCGATGTAGAAGCCGCCGTCATCGGCCACGGCGCGGTGGAAGGGCCGTTTACTGAAATTGACAACCTCGCCATTGAGCGCGACCCAGACTATCCCATTCGGGTCACGGTGCAGTTCTACAAAGCCACAAGCAACGGCGTGGTGTCAGAGGCCGACATGGCCGAAATTCGCGAGCAGATCGATCGCGTCTATGCCGAAGCCGACTACGTAGGCAGCCTGGTGGTGGATGGCCCCAGCGATCGCCCCACCGAGCACGACGGCCCTAAAGATGAGCCTGCCGACTGGTGGCAGCGCTTTTGGGAATACCAGCGCAACTTCCTCAATCGCTAGAGTTTGGGGGCGTAGACCGCTTGCACAAAGCGATCGCGCCCTGCCAAGTCCAAACAAATCTCAATGTCGCGATAGCACCCCTGCGCTTCAAGCAGGGCTTTAACCGCCTCCCCCTGCCCCGCCATCATCTCCACAAGCCAAAGACCACCCGGCACCAGATATTCGGGAGCCTGAGCTGCAAGCACCCTGAGATCACTTAAGCCATCGTCGCCGCCATCCAAAGCGCTGGCAGGTTCGTGGTTAATCACCTCGGGTTGAAGCGTTGGCAGCAGCGCCGAGGGAATGTAGGGCGGGTTCGACACCATAGCGCTGAGCTGGCCTCGGTAGGACGTTAACGGTTCAAACCAAGATCCGTTGTAGAACGTGATCCGATTCTGTAAGCCTGCGCGGTCTGCATTGTCTCGGGCGATCGCCAGCGCCTCAGCACTAAAATCTACCGCCAAGATGCGAGCCGACGGAAAGGTTTGGGCGAGACCCAAAGCAATCGCGCCACTGCCCGTTCCCATATCGACCCAAATGCCCTGGGCCAGCTGATCTCCGAGGGGGCTGCGGGCGATCGCAGCCTCGGCTAGATCAATTATTAGCTCTGTCTCAGGGCGGGGAATCAGCACCGCCGGAGACACGGTCAACATCAGGTCGCGCCAGGGAGTTTCGCCTACCAAATATTGCACGGGGGTGCGTTGCGTAAGGCGCTGCTGCCAGCGACGCTCCAATTTGGCTAGAGAATAGCGGAGAGTGATCTGCGATCGCTGGTGCACCGTGCCCAACCGTAGAGACAGCCGCTCCACATCCGCCACCGCCATCAGCAGCCAGTCCACTTCGTCAGCATCAACTCCCGCCGCCTGGGCCTCTGCCAACGCCTTTTCGCGCCAGACCCACAATTCCGCCCCCGTCACGGCGCGATCGCTAGCTGTCATAGCCGCCAATCTTCCCTAAACCGTGGGTCACACAAATCTCCTTGCACTAGCCCAGGTAAATTTTGAAGCCCCACGCTACCTTGCCAAAATCGCCAATCCAAAATTCTTGAACGCAAAGCGAGTCTGCCCCTACAATCCATCCACCCCCTACCCCCTCACCCATCCACTCCCCTAACGCGTCCACCGCACCTTAGACCCGCGCGCATCCAAATGCACCAGCGCTGGGAACTGGCTGTAGCGCCCCAATCCCCCCGGCCACCAAGGGTCCAGCGCCCAATAAACTTGGTTTCCAGTTAGCCCCATGCAGTAAAAGTCGATGGCGTCGCCCACAATATGGCGACTCTCGGAGGCACCACCGACCCGACTGTCGATCTCAGCGGGGCGGTACCAGCTAGTGATTAGGAAAGGGCGACCGATGCGATCGCGAGCCTGCTGGGCCAGAACGGCAATACGCACAATGGCATCTACCGTGGCCTGGTTAGAAGGCATGCGGACACCGCCACGGGTGGCTTCCGACCAGGTAAAGTTGCCGTTAGGCACAATGCTGGCGTCGAGCTGAATATTGTTGGGGGTCCACTGAGCGGGACGCGGTGGCAGTGGGGCAGGCACCGGGGCGGGCATGGCCTCGGGCGACGAGGGGGCAGCCCGCTCCAGCCGCCGCAGATCCTCGAATAGCGACTGAATCGCGGGAATCCGCCCCTCTAGTCGCCGCCACAGCTGCACCAGGCGAATCAATGCCTCCCGCTGGTCTTCGGTGGGGGTGTAGGTGGTGGGGATGTTGGCCGCAAAGTCGAGCAGGGCGCGATCGAGGGTGCGGGCGGTCGTGACTAGGGCAGCCGGGTCGTCGGCGTTTTGCGCCAGGTCGTCGGGGTTGACACCCAGCTGCTGAATGGCGGTGGTGCGCGAGTCGAGGCCGAACCAGCGGCGGTAGCTCTCGGTTAGCGCAAAACGCAGATCGCCCTGACCGTTGTAGAGACTAGGTATTTTTTGCACAAAGGCGAGCAGCGCCGAGTCAAGGGTCTCCAGGTTCGTTTCATGGGCAAAGGGATCGTTGGTGAGCAGCCAGGCGATCGCCTCCTCCCGCGCATCCATCGCCCGCCACAGCTGCACCAGGCGAATCAGCGCCTCGCGCTGGTTGGGGTAACCCGCGTAGTAGCGACCCACCGACTGCATAAAGGCCACCAGCGCGTTGTCCAAAGCCGCTTCATCGGGCACCTGGTCAACCACCGGCACGTTCAAAATTTCGTACACCGCCGCCGCCGTGTTGAGCTGTCGCCACAGCCTCACCGCCTCAACCATGGCCTGCCGTTGAAAGTCGAGCCGTCCATAGTTGGGTGGCACCCGCTCAGCAAAGGCCAACAGGGCCGAGTCGAGCTGACCTACAGTTTGGGGCAGCTGCGCCTCGCTGTAGTCGATACTGATATCCGCGAGGTAAGCCTGGAGCAGGGCGGCAGCATC
This sequence is a window from Leptolyngbya subtilissima AS-A7. Protein-coding genes within it:
- a CDS encoding D-Ala-D-Ala carboxypeptidase family metallohydrolase yields the protein MSTLAPDQRNYYYLLEGGRAGVHKPILAALYAVHNQPQLTDGETGLGIAPVNQVDMGEVDTFAAQVQYAANTLRSLTTGLIEQGWNGADIWDVSVGRYSDRFLQAVANGFTPTEGDRDAAQLEPCDAAALLQAYLADISIDYSEAQLPQTVGQLDSALLAFAERVPPNYGRLDFQRQAMVEAVRLWRQLNTAAAVYEILNVPVVDQVPDEAALDNALVAFMQSVGRYYAGYPNQREALIRLVQLWRAMDAREEAIAWLLTNDPFAHETNLETLDSALLAFVQKIPSLYNGQGDLRFALTESYRRWFGLDSRTTAIQQLGVNPDDLAQNADDPAALVTTARTLDRALLDFAANIPTTYTPTEDQREALIRLVQLWRRLEGRIPAIQSLFEDLRRLERAAPSSPEAMPAPVPAPLPPRPAQWTPNNIQLDASIVPNGNFTWSEATRGGVRMPSNQATVDAIVRIAVLAQQARDRIGRPFLITSWYRPAEIDSRVGGASESRHIVGDAIDFYCMGLTGNQVYWALDPWWPGGLGRYSQFPALVHLDARGSKVRWTR
- the prmC gene encoding peptide chain release factor N(5)-glutamine methyltransferase, giving the protein MTASDRAVTGAELWVWREKALAEAQAAGVDADEVDWLLMAVADVERLSLRLGTVHQRSQITLRYSLAKLERRWQQRLTQRTPVQYLVGETPWRDLMLTVSPAVLIPRPETELIIDLAEAAIARSPLGDQLAQGIWVDMGTGSGAIALGLAQTFPSARILAVDFSAEALAIARDNADRAGLQNRITFYNGSWFEPLTSYRGQLSAMVSNPPYIPSALLPTLQPEVINHEPASALDGGDDGLSDLRVLAAQAPEYLVPGGLWLVEMMAGQGEAVKALLEAQGCYRDIEICLDLAGRDRFVQAVYAPKL